The following proteins are encoded in a genomic region of Reichenbachiella sp.:
- a CDS encoding M1 family metallopeptidase has translation MARRILVLSLVILGNTVIAQPDRWQQRVEYQMEIDMDVETNQFTGVQKLKYYNNSPDTLDKVFYHLYFNAFQPGSMMDVRSRTHTDTRRGVQDRIFKLKEEEIGYHKIKSFKQDGKKVNVSVDGTIMTARLASPILPGQVVVFDLEFESQVPIQIRRNGRDNREGVRYSMGQWFPKIAEYDYSGWQPHDYIAREFYSPWGDYDVTITIDSNYVVGASGVLQGTEKSKKGKTSHRYLANNVHDFAWGADPDYEVDVVNIREGLDLHVYYQADTLKEQWEQLGDYMKKAIPFIEEKCGKYPYPVYKVVQGGDGGMEYPMLTLMTGHKSLKSVVGTAVHEFLHSYYQLVLGTNESYLYWMDEGFDQYYDEMTMNYLFDEDYVSRKPMSGYYRYYKGIVDSGKEEPLTTHADHFESHRAYGMAAYGKGALALQNLEYIMGREVFDRAMLRYYDTWQFKHPNAVDFEIILEKESGLELSWFFDYWVKTTKTIDYSISNVNTVNDGIEISMERIGLMPMPLDVVLTMKDGNKKSYNIPLGMMRGNRVLSENEILMTPWKWVNPYYSFVVDVDIDELESVEIDPSLRMIDLNYDNNKYPNRNSEVEIKGKPQKLKNNL, from the coding sequence ATGGCAAGGAGAATACTTGTATTGAGTTTAGTGATTTTAGGAAATACAGTGATTGCACAACCAGACAGGTGGCAGCAAAGAGTGGAATACCAAATGGAAATTGATATGGATGTAGAGACTAATCAATTTACAGGTGTCCAAAAACTTAAGTATTACAATAATTCTCCAGATACGTTAGACAAAGTTTTCTATCATCTCTATTTCAATGCATTTCAGCCAGGAAGTATGATGGATGTGCGAAGCAGAACGCATACTGATACCCGAAGAGGTGTTCAGGACCGTATTTTCAAATTGAAGGAAGAGGAGATAGGTTATCATAAAATCAAAAGCTTCAAGCAAGATGGTAAGAAAGTGAATGTCTCTGTGGATGGTACAATTATGACTGCAAGACTTGCATCTCCAATTTTACCCGGTCAGGTGGTCGTTTTTGATCTGGAGTTTGAAAGTCAGGTGCCCATTCAAATTAGAAGAAATGGTAGAGACAATAGAGAAGGGGTTAGATATTCTATGGGACAATGGTTCCCGAAAATTGCCGAGTACGATTATTCAGGTTGGCAACCGCATGATTATATCGCAAGAGAGTTTTATAGCCCTTGGGGAGACTACGATGTGACCATTACCATCGATAGCAACTATGTAGTTGGTGCTTCTGGGGTTTTACAAGGAACAGAAAAATCAAAGAAGGGTAAAACGTCTCATCGTTACCTGGCTAATAATGTTCATGACTTTGCTTGGGGTGCTGACCCTGATTATGAAGTAGATGTGGTTAACATTAGAGAAGGACTAGATCTACATGTTTACTATCAGGCCGACACTTTAAAGGAGCAATGGGAGCAGTTGGGTGATTATATGAAAAAGGCGATTCCGTTTATTGAAGAAAAATGTGGCAAGTATCCATATCCTGTTTATAAAGTTGTACAAGGTGGTGATGGTGGGATGGAGTATCCCATGCTTACGCTGATGACAGGACATAAATCATTAAAGTCTGTGGTAGGAACCGCAGTGCATGAGTTTCTTCATAGCTACTATCAGTTGGTATTGGGTACCAATGAGAGTTATCTCTATTGGATGGACGAAGGTTTTGATCAATACTATGATGAGATGACCATGAATTATCTGTTTGATGAAGACTACGTGTCCCGCAAGCCTATGTCTGGATATTATAGGTACTATAAGGGCATAGTTGATTCAGGAAAAGAAGAACCATTAACAACTCATGCAGATCATTTTGAAAGTCATAGAGCCTATGGTATGGCTGCCTATGGTAAAGGTGCGTTGGCGTTGCAAAATCTGGAATACATTATGGGGAGAGAGGTATTCGATAGAGCTATGTTACGTTATTATGATACATGGCAATTCAAACATCCAAACGCAGTAGACTTTGAGATTATTTTGGAAAAAGAAAGTGGTCTAGAGTTAAGTTGGTTTTTCGATTATTGGGTAAAGACCACAAAGACTATCGACTATAGTATATCTAATGTGAATACGGTAAATGACGGTATTGAAATATCGATGGAACGAATTGGTTTAATGCCTATGCCACTTGATGTAGTGCTGACTATGAAAGATGGTAATAAGAAGAGTTACAATATTCCACTAGGAATGATGAGAGGAAATAGAGTGTTGTCAGAAAATGAAATATTGATGACTCCATGGAAATGGGTCAATCCATATTATTCATTTGTAGTAGATGTGGATATTGATGAGCTCGAGTCGGTCGAGATTGACCCATCTCTTCGTATGATTGATCTAAATTATGATAATAATAAGTATCCAAATCGCAATAGTGAGGTAGAAATCAAAGGGAAGCCTCAGAAACTGAAGAATAACTTGTAG
- a CDS encoding DEAD/DEAH box helicase, producing MKFKEVGIHPPVLDGVDAMGFENTTPIQEKAIPIILENKDLIACAQTGTGKTAAFLLPTMQQIHDQSDHGSIDALVVVPTRELAIQIDQQIQGLGYFVETSSLAVYGGGDGMSWDVQKKALLKGANIIIATPGRMIAHLNQEYVDLSKVKHFILDEADRMLDMGFYDDLKKIMKFIPKDCQRLMFSATMPPKIRKLAKEILNEPEEINIAISKPSENILQGAFMIYDGQKPELIKHIFSAKKMDSVIVFLSRKSEVDKIAREIKSLGINAAPIHSGLEQKKREDVLQDFINKKINVLVATDVMSRGIDIKGIDMVINYNVPGDAADYVHRIGRTGRADANGVAFTFVNEEDMYNFSNIEELIGKEVQKIKIPEHIGEGPVYNPKFRASKPKRNGQNKRRFSKK from the coding sequence TTGAAATTTAAAGAAGTTGGTATTCACCCACCCGTATTGGATGGAGTAGATGCCATGGGTTTTGAAAATACTACTCCGATTCAGGAGAAAGCCATTCCCATTATTTTAGAAAACAAAGACCTCATTGCCTGTGCTCAAACGGGTACAGGTAAAACCGCAGCGTTTTTGTTACCCACCATGCAGCAAATTCATGATCAATCTGATCATGGAAGTATCGATGCACTAGTGGTAGTTCCTACCAGAGAGCTAGCCATCCAGATTGACCAACAGATTCAAGGTTTAGGATATTTTGTAGAAACTAGTTCTTTGGCTGTTTATGGCGGTGGAGATGGTATGAGTTGGGATGTTCAGAAAAAGGCCCTACTCAAAGGAGCCAACATCATTATTGCTACTCCAGGAAGAATGATTGCCCACTTGAATCAAGAATATGTGGATCTGTCAAAGGTCAAGCATTTCATTCTTGATGAAGCGGATCGTATGCTTGATATGGGGTTTTATGATGATTTGAAAAAAATCATGAAATTCATTCCAAAGGATTGTCAGCGATTGATGTTTTCAGCCACTATGCCACCGAAAATCAGAAAGTTGGCAAAAGAGATTTTGAATGAACCCGAGGAAATCAATATTGCTATATCCAAACCTTCAGAGAATATCCTTCAGGGAGCTTTTATGATTTATGATGGCCAGAAACCTGAATTGATCAAACATATCTTCTCGGCTAAGAAAATGGATAGCGTGATCGTATTTTTATCCAGAAAGAGCGAAGTGGATAAAATAGCCAGAGAGATTAAGAGCCTTGGTATCAATGCGGCGCCCATACACTCCGGCCTAGAGCAAAAGAAGCGAGAAGATGTATTACAAGACTTTATCAATAAGAAGATTAATGTACTTGTGGCTACCGACGTGATGAGTAGAGGGATTGATATCAAAGGCATCGACATGGTAATCAATTACAACGTGCCGGGAGATGCCGCTGACTATGTACATAGAATTGGCCGTACAGGTAGAGCAGATGCCAATGGTGTGGCTTTTACTTTTGTGAACGAAGAGGATATGTACAACTTTTCGAACATTGAGGAATTGATTGGAAAAGAGGTTCAAAAAATAAAAATCCCAGAACATATTGGTGAAGGTCCGGTCTATAATCCAAAGTTTAGAGCCTCCAAGCCTAAAAGGAACGGTCAGAATAAACGCCGATTCAGCAAGAAATAA
- a CDS encoding XRE family transcriptional regulator has translation MEVAKVSDNIKFLRKKFGYTQETFAEAIGIKRSLVGAYEEGRADPRLNNLLRMSEVFNVSVDTLISKVVSELSDEELHQQEEGSAKILAITVDKEDNENIELIPQKASAGYMNGYADPTYIETMPKFQLPMLPKNATYRAFEISGDSMLPLQPGTVIIGEYVENISNIKNGKTYVLLSKEEGVVYKRVFNYVEENGKLFLVSDNKSYAPYQVDAKDIIEVWESKAFISIDFPDADGKGDLSMEELSGIVKNLQNEIIKLKDSK, from the coding sequence ATGGAAGTAGCTAAGGTAAGCGACAATATTAAATTCTTACGAAAGAAATTCGGATACACACAAGAGACATTTGCAGAAGCTATTGGGATCAAAAGATCGCTGGTAGGGGCATATGAAGAAGGTCGAGCTGATCCGAGATTAAATAATCTGCTACGTATGTCTGAGGTATTCAACGTGAGTGTGGATACTCTAATAAGCAAGGTAGTCAGTGAGTTGTCTGATGAAGAACTGCATCAGCAGGAGGAAGGAAGCGCTAAAATATTAGCTATTACAGTAGATAAAGAAGACAATGAAAATATTGAACTGATTCCACAGAAAGCTTCTGCTGGCTATATGAACGGCTATGCTGACCCTACCTACATTGAAACGATGCCCAAGTTTCAATTACCGATGTTGCCTAAGAATGCTACTTATCGAGCCTTTGAAATATCAGGTGATTCCATGTTACCCTTACAGCCTGGAACGGTGATTATCGGAGAGTACGTTGAGAATATTTCTAATATTAAGAATGGAAAGACGTATGTGCTATTGAGCAAAGAGGAGGGAGTGGTTTACAAAAGAGTCTTTAATTATGTAGAGGAAAATGGAAAACTGTTTCTTGTCTCCGACAATAAGTCCTATGCGCCTTATCAAGTTGATGCTAAGGATATCATTGAAGTTTGGGAATCAAAGGCATTTATAAGTATCGACTTCCCAGATGCTGATGGGAAAGGAGATCTGTCCATGGAGGAGCTTTCCGGGATTGTAAAAAATCTTCAAAACGAAATTATAAAACTCAAGGACTCTAAATAA
- a CDS encoding porin has protein sequence MRFIYITLALATCAVLAQAQSFDGSKMGKGIRFMAKDSSFSMQWNNRFQTQYIGAQDLETNEYADAFTIRRFRLKFKGHLYDPRINYKIELAMSNRDQGDFFAEHNGAASIVLDAVLKWKFLPGWQLWVGQTKLPGNRERVISSGALQLVDRSRLNSRFNIDRDKGLWLHHEHKMGNVVLREVIALTKGEGRNITESLEAGYDYTFRGEILPFGKFTDKGDYFGEDLAREQSPKLSIGATYDHNFGTSRQRGQLGLFILDTNGDKVHSDLATIFVDMMFKYNGFSVMSEYAHKRVADGVISGVTSSGDDIYFYTGQAFNIQSGYLFKNNWSIDGRFTDVRPERIEIDDAERRYELGFGKYIVGHTLKLQASVAYRDRATKNDNMIYSAQLEIGF, from the coding sequence ATGAGATTTATTTACATCACTTTAGCTTTGGCTACGTGCGCCGTATTGGCCCAAGCTCAATCATTCGACGGCAGTAAGATGGGAAAGGGAATTCGCTTTATGGCGAAAGATTCCTCTTTCAGTATGCAATGGAACAATAGGTTTCAAACGCAGTATATCGGTGCTCAAGATTTAGAAACCAATGAGTACGCCGATGCATTCACGATCAGACGTTTCCGCTTGAAGTTTAAAGGTCATTTATACGACCCAAGAATCAATTATAAAATTGAGTTAGCGATGTCTAACAGAGATCAAGGTGACTTCTTTGCTGAACACAACGGCGCAGCAAGTATTGTACTTGATGCGGTATTGAAATGGAAATTTCTTCCTGGGTGGCAACTATGGGTAGGTCAAACTAAGCTTCCTGGTAACAGAGAACGTGTAATTTCATCTGGTGCTCTGCAGCTTGTTGATCGAAGTAGGTTGAACAGCAGATTCAACATCGACCGTGATAAAGGGCTTTGGCTACATCATGAGCACAAAATGGGTAATGTAGTACTCCGTGAGGTTATCGCACTTACCAAAGGTGAAGGAAGAAACATCACCGAATCCTTAGAGGCTGGCTATGATTACACTTTCCGAGGAGAAATCTTACCTTTCGGGAAATTCACTGACAAGGGAGATTACTTTGGAGAAGACTTGGCAAGAGAGCAATCACCAAAACTTTCGATTGGAGCTACCTACGACCATAACTTTGGAACATCAAGACAAAGAGGTCAATTAGGATTGTTTATTCTTGATACCAATGGCGACAAAGTCCACAGTGACTTGGCTACCATTTTTGTAGATATGATGTTCAAGTACAACGGCTTTAGTGTCATGTCTGAATATGCTCATAAAAGAGTAGCCGATGGAGTAATTAGTGGAGTGACAAGTAGCGGCGATGACATCTACTTCTATACAGGACAAGCCTTCAACATACAATCCGGTTATTTATTCAAAAACAACTGGTCTATTGATGGTAGATTCACAGATGTGAGACCTGAACGAATTGAAATTGATGACGCTGAAAGAAGATATGAGTTGGGGTTTGGTAAGTATATCGTAGGACACACACTCAAACTGCAAGCCAGTGTAGCCTATAGAGATAGAGCTACTAAAAATGATAACATGATTTATTCTGCACAGCTAGAGATAGGATTCTAA
- a CDS encoding Na/Pi symporter: MEGNTKQKQLSVLQFILSISIALFAFLWSLDLMTSTFHAIGNETVIKILSITSNPFISLFIGLFITAVIQSSSTSTSLIVAVVASGGMTLENAVPMIMGANIGTTLTSTIVSLSYITNNKEFKNAIATGVMHDFFNIMTVMILFPLEYYYHLLSKLSTSIASVFNLSTIPTKTGQVTSSGLFDFINSFLIDAINYEIILVLIAGASLFASIKIISKIISKRMIGTSEERFQEVFFKHKLNSFGLGAMLTAGIQSSSITTSIIVPLGATGKIHLSKVFPYIVGANIGTTITALIAAFNKSEAAVSIALVHFLFNLIGTLIFLFIPYLKQLPIQYARKFGLMTMQYKVVGFFYILFVFFILPLALIFLNRL; the protein is encoded by the coding sequence ATGGAAGGTAATACAAAACAAAAACAACTTAGTGTACTCCAGTTCATTTTGAGCATATCTATTGCTCTTTTTGCATTTTTGTGGTCATTAGATTTAATGACAAGTACTTTTCATGCCATTGGTAATGAGACCGTAATAAAAATATTATCAATCACGTCCAATCCATTTATAAGCTTATTCATAGGATTATTTATTACGGCTGTTATTCAAAGCAGTAGCACAAGTACTTCGCTTATTGTTGCCGTAGTGGCCTCTGGAGGAATGACATTAGAGAATGCAGTACCTATGATTATGGGTGCTAACATTGGTACAACATTGACTAGTACCATTGTCTCGCTGAGTTATATTACAAACAATAAAGAATTCAAGAATGCCATAGCCACCGGTGTTATGCATGATTTTTTTAATATCATGACAGTAATGATTCTGTTTCCATTGGAATACTACTATCATTTGCTTTCAAAACTATCCACCTCTATTGCTTCAGTTTTCAATCTTTCAACAATACCGACAAAAACAGGACAAGTGACAAGCTCAGGTTTGTTTGATTTCATCAACAGTTTTTTGATAGATGCCATTAACTATGAGATCATCTTGGTATTGATTGCCGGCGCTAGTCTATTTGCCTCAATAAAGATTATATCCAAAATAATATCAAAGAGAATGATTGGCACTTCCGAGGAAAGGTTTCAGGAAGTATTCTTTAAACACAAATTGAACTCATTTGGGCTTGGCGCCATGTTAACCGCTGGTATTCAATCGAGTTCAATTACTACTTCAATCATTGTACCTCTCGGAGCAACTGGTAAGATTCATCTAAGCAAAGTATTCCCATACATTGTTGGAGCCAACATTGGAACAACTATTACGGCATTGATTGCAGCCTTCAATAAATCCGAGGCTGCGGTGAGTATCGCTTTGGTACACTTTCTTTTTAACCTTATTGGCACACTCATCTTTTTGTTCATACCCTATCTAAAACAATTACCCATCCAATACGCGAGAAAATTTGGGCTAATGACTATGCAGTATAAAGTCGTAGGATTCTTCTACATCTTATTTGTGTTTTTCATTCTCCCTTTAGCTTTAATTTTCCTAAATAGGCTATAA
- a CDS encoding Na/Pi cotransporter family protein yields MEYGIYDILKLVGALGFFIYGMKVMSESIQKVAGDSLRSVMSIITSNRVSGVFTGFLTTAIIQSSSATTVMVVSFVNAGLLKLRQAIGVIMGANIGTTITAVLILVFGFSKFSISHYTLPIIAVGFPMLFAKKVELKYWGEFLIGFALLFMGLSALKGAVPDLKHNPEILAWITDLNNLGFLSVVIAVLIGTILTVVVQSSSAAMAITLIMCDNGWIPYDMAAGIVLGENIGTTITANLAALVGNVHAKRAALAHFMFNVFGVVWMLLIFNFYINGIDSIMVSTGNGSPLNETGAIKWGLTYFHISFNILNTAIMIWFVPQIESVVTKLISSKDEEDEEFHLEFIGTQLMRTAELSLMEARKEVAKFSKHVVKMSKFVQELIESSDSKRIERLTEKISKYEDRTDELEMEIDDYLVKVSEGRLSTAASEEIRAIMSVTSDLERTADIFMRMSREINRKNKHSLTFTEGQVESIKKIFGLVDDALAVMHANLKADYSEVELEEAMSKETAINKLKKELSKQHWKSVEENHYDVQTGIVYRDIIFGCERIGDHIINVTESIVGIEEHVSLS; encoded by the coding sequence GTGGAATACGGAATTTACGACATTTTAAAACTTGTAGGTGCGCTCGGTTTTTTCATTTATGGAATGAAAGTCATGAGTGAATCGATTCAGAAGGTAGCGGGGGATTCCTTGAGATCTGTGATGAGTATTATCACTTCTAATAGAGTAAGCGGTGTTTTTACAGGGTTCTTGACTACTGCCATTATTCAATCTTCTTCGGCTACTACGGTAATGGTGGTGAGCTTTGTGAATGCAGGGCTACTCAAGCTTAGACAAGCTATTGGTGTCATTATGGGTGCTAATATTGGTACTACAATTACGGCTGTGCTTATTTTGGTGTTTGGTTTCTCGAAATTTAGTATTTCGCACTACACACTTCCTATTATAGCAGTGGGTTTTCCCATGCTTTTTGCCAAAAAGGTAGAGTTGAAGTATTGGGGTGAATTCCTAATTGGATTTGCGCTTTTGTTTATGGGTCTAAGTGCTTTAAAAGGTGCGGTGCCAGATTTGAAACACAATCCTGAAATCCTAGCCTGGATTACGGATTTGAATAATCTTGGATTTTTATCTGTAGTAATAGCTGTTCTGATAGGGACTATATTGACTGTTGTTGTACAATCTTCAAGTGCAGCCATGGCTATTACTTTGATCATGTGTGATAATGGCTGGATTCCTTACGATATGGCAGCTGGTATAGTTTTAGGAGAAAATATCGGTACTACGATTACGGCGAACCTGGCAGCTCTTGTAGGAAATGTTCATGCGAAGCGAGCGGCACTTGCTCATTTTATGTTCAATGTATTCGGTGTGGTTTGGATGCTTTTGATATTTAACTTCTATATCAATGGTATCGATTCTATTATGGTAAGTACTGGAAATGGCTCACCGTTGAACGAAACAGGTGCTATTAAATGGGGACTAACTTATTTCCATATTAGTTTCAACATTCTTAATACGGCAATCATGATTTGGTTTGTGCCGCAAATCGAAAGTGTTGTTACTAAGTTGATATCATCTAAAGATGAGGAAGACGAAGAGTTTCACTTGGAATTTATTGGCACACAATTGATGAGAACTGCTGAATTGTCTTTGATGGAGGCAAGAAAGGAAGTGGCTAAATTCAGTAAGCATGTAGTGAAAATGAGCAAATTTGTTCAGGAACTGATTGAGTCATCAGATTCTAAGCGTATTGAGAGATTAACAGAGAAAATTTCGAAATATGAAGATCGTACTGATGAATTGGAGATGGAAATTGATGATTATTTGGTAAAAGTATCTGAAGGACGATTGAGTACAGCTGCTTCTGAGGAAATTCGTGCGATCATGAGTGTAACGAGTGACCTTGAAAGAACTGCTGACATTTTCATGAGAATGTCACGTGAAATCAACAGAAAGAACAAACACAGCTTGACTTTTACCGAAGGGCAAGTAGAGAGCATTAAGAAAATATTTGGACTTGTCGACGATGCCTTGGCTGTAATGCATGCGAATTTAAAAGCAGATTACTCAGAGGTAGAATTGGAAGAGGCCATGTCCAAAGAGACTGCTATCAATAAATTAAAGAAAGAACTAAGTAAGCAACATTGGAAGAGTGTAGAAGAGAATCACTACGATGTGCAAACTGGTATTGTTTACAGAGATATAATATTTGGATGTGAGCGAATCGGAGATCACATTATTAATGTAACTGAAAGTATTGTAGGGATTGAAGAACATGTCTCTTTATCATAA
- a CDS encoding IS3 family transposase (programmed frameshift), with amino-acid sequence MKDEKRSSLGGKKRTQRDYNMGFKLAVVSEVEKGEMTYKQAQKTYGIQGRSTVLVWLRRYGKLDWSHPKQHFMASPKSKETPAQKIKRLERELSDERLKNEILNMMIDISDKEHGTSIRKKGITQTIWRIREEKHVSLSRSCRLFGISRQAVYQSIQRSKQRAEELSRIKPLVQKVRMQMPRLGTRKLYHSLKGEFDRQNIKVGRDALFNYLRAEHLLIKPKKNYTKTTNSKHWLRKYPNLLKDRKAIRPEEVFVSDITYIKSRERTHYLSLVTDAYSRKIMGYHLSDDMSAEHVVKALKVAVKNRKTTQTLIHHSDRGLQYCSTLYQSELSNHQITPSMTDGYDCYQNALAERVNGILKGEFLIHKCNTGQELKILIKESIDTYNNQRPHLSLNYKTPNFIHEKTCEYQSTGFT; translated from the exons ATGAAAGACGAGAAGCGCAGTTCTTTAGGAGGGAAAAAGCGCACCCAGCGCGACTACAACATGGGCTTTAAACTGGCGGTTGTATCTGAAGTGGAAAAAGGCGAAATGACCTACAAGCAAGCCCAAAAAACTTATGGTATACAAGGAAGGAGTACAGTTTTGGTTTGGTTACGCAGATATGGTAAATTAGACTGGAGTCACCCGAAGCAACACTTTATGGCCTCACCTAAATCAAAAGAGACACCAGCACAGAAGATCAAGCGATTAGAACGTGAATTATCTGATGAGCGATTGAAGAATGAGATTCTTAATATGATGATTGACATCTCAGACAAAGAACACGGAACTTCAATCAGAAAAAAGG GGATTACCCAAACAATCTGGCGCATCCGAGAAGAAAAGCACGTGAGTCTCTCACGTAGCTGTCGACTGTTTGGGATTAGTAGACAGGCGGTTTATCAATCAATACAGAGATCTAAGCAAAGAGCAGAAGAACTCTCCAGGATCAAACCCCTTGTCCAAAAGGTAAGGATGCAAATGCCCCGACTGGGCACGCGGAAGCTGTACCATTCATTGAAAGGTGAATTTGACCGGCAAAACATAAAAGTGGGTAGAGATGCTTTGTTCAACTATTTAAGAGCCGAACACCTGCTCATCAAGCCAAAGAAGAATTATACAAAAACTACCAACAGTAAGCATTGGTTGAGAAAATACCCCAACCTATTGAAGGATCGGAAAGCTATTCGCCCTGAAGAAGTTTTTGTCAGTGATATTACTTACATCAAAAGTAGGGAGCGAACCCATTACCTCTCTTTGGTCACAGATGCATATAGTAGAAAGATTATGGGCTATCACCTCAGTGATGACATGAGTGCTGAACACGTGGTCAAAGCACTGAAAGTTGCTGTCAAAAACAGAAAAACAACCCAAACGCTTATTCATCATTCCGATAGAGGATTACAATATTGCTCCACTCTTTATCAGTCTGAGCTTAGTAATCATCAAATCACCCCATCTATGACCGATGGGTATGACTGCTATCAAAATGCACTAGCAGAAAGAGTTAATGGTATCCTAAAGGGGGAGTTCCTCATTCATAAATGCAATACTGGCCAAGAATTGAAAATACTGATCAAAGAGTCAATAGATACCTACAACAATCAAAGACCTCATCTAAGTCTCAACTATAAAACACCTAACTTTATACATGAAAAAACCTGTGAATATCAATCCACAGGTTTTACTTAA
- a CDS encoding head GIN domain-containing protein encodes MKKAITCLSILLASIIAVQAQTSDTRKLDTFDEIKVSESISVRMKKGSINEAKIETRGVDTDRVETEVEGNTLYIRMKRGNYFSKNVEIELTYANELEAVSVSSSGSIIGSDEIATEKFEIKASSSGRADLILNVRELEVRVSSSADVILSGKAKFQEIDISSSGRLSAYDMDSEEVDVQVSSSGKAEVTVHGLIEGRASSSGKVYYRGNPDKVYVDTSSSGKVRKD; translated from the coding sequence ATGAAAAAAGCAATAACCTGTTTAAGCATCCTATTAGCCAGCATCATAGCCGTACAGGCTCAAACAAGTGACACCAGGAAACTTGACACATTTGATGAAATAAAAGTAAGTGAATCCATATCGGTGAGAATGAAAAAAGGCTCTATCAATGAAGCCAAAATAGAAACTCGAGGGGTTGACACAGACCGAGTTGAAACCGAAGTCGAAGGCAACACACTTTACATTAGAATGAAAAGAGGTAACTACTTCTCTAAAAATGTAGAAATAGAACTCACCTACGCAAATGAATTAGAAGCGGTATCGGTCAGTTCCTCCGGCTCCATCATTGGGTCAGATGAAATCGCTACTGAAAAATTTGAAATAAAAGCTAGTAGCTCAGGAAGAGCTGACTTAATTCTTAATGTCAGAGAACTTGAGGTTAGAGTATCGAGTAGTGCTGACGTTATTCTCTCGGGCAAAGCAAAATTCCAAGAAATAGATATCAGTAGTTCAGGACGACTATCCGCCTATGACATGGACAGTGAAGAAGTGGACGTACAAGTAAGTAGCTCAGGAAAAGCAGAAGTAACCGTACATGGTTTGATTGAAGGAAGAGCCAGTAGTAGTGGAAAAGTTTACTACAGAGGGAATCCTGACAAAGTTTATGTAGATACGAGCAGTAGCGGTAAAGTAAGAAAAGACTAG